A genomic segment from Triticum dicoccoides isolate Atlit2015 ecotype Zavitan chromosome 1A, WEW_v2.0, whole genome shotgun sequence encodes:
- the LOC119275478 gene encoding protein FAR1-RELATED SEQUENCE 5-like, which translates to MAQIDKRIPQVGMRFKDSNEAWMFWVEYGGHIGFDVRKRCTNKSKFDGKVTSCRFVCSNEGLRRKCQTEREPKRFRAETRTDCLVRMVITLDRATENYEITEVVLEHNHYLQLPQTRHLLVSQRKISELQAFEIETADDSGIVPKPAHEFACRKVGGPLNLGYTCRDQKNHLRSKRQRELAFGQAGSMLKYFRDKVAENPSFQYALQLDCEENIANIFWVDAKMLLDYAHFGDVTFDTTFGTNKEYRPFGIFLGLNQFRETTIFGAALMFDETRDSFIWLFESFLAAHNGRQPRTIYTDQDIAMGKAIEHVFTQSYHGLCTFHIMQNAVKHLSSVKDEEEDEVEDEEKETHILTDFGACMYGYEDKAEFEEAFDNIRQKVHKQTWLDSIYKVKEKWAECYMRDVFSLGVRSTQLSESFNNALKNHLKSDFHIVRFLMHFERTMEVKRRKELESEFEARKKLPRIKMFTPMLVQASKVYTSIIFEAFQGEYERSMAACCRALDGNNKFGVAIGSLHGDLQFEEERIVIGDPLTQTISCSCGMFNRAGVLCGHGLKVLDLLNIKTMPTHYVLKRLTREARNGSIQDRQGRNVVENPKLEAQLRYQDLSHKFHNLAHKAGNYLECCVLLENAHDSVAPQIEDKLNATTSAMNEPCKDKENVEPNVQQTNEFLCSTQLNKKEVQSRNLRRKKGWLEKLLKGKRKSTKTTAPTKKGAKKQQKKGKPQVEVEKDDKNKGANLEFQECNAIFSFTQLLTTPPCDVHHLF; encoded by the exons ATGGCACAAATTGACAAGAGGATACCTCAAGTTGGTATGAGATTCAAAGATTCAAATGAGGCTTGGATGTTTTGGGTAGAATATGGGGGTCACATAGGCTTCGATGTGAGGAAAAGATGCACCAACAAAAGCAAATTTGATGGAAAGGTGACTTCATGCAGATTTGTTTGTTCCAATGAGGGTCTTAGAAGGAAATGTCAAACCGAACGTGAGCCAAAGCGTTTTAGAGCTGAAACAAGAACTGATTGTCTAGTTCGGATGGTTATTACATTGGATCGAGCGACAGAAAATTATGAAATTACTGAAGTTGTGTTGGAACACAACCACTACCTTCAATTGCCACAAACCCGCCACTTGTTGGTTTCACAAAGAAAGATTTCAGAACTGCAAGCTTTCGAGATAGAAACCGCTGATGATTCTGGAATTGTGCCAAAACCCGCACATGAGTTTGCTTGTCGTAAAGTTGGTGGGCCGCTTAACCTTGGCTATACTTGCCGGGACCAAAAGAATCATTTGCGAAGCAAGAGACAGAGAGAATTGGCTTTTGGACAGGCTGGGAGTATGTTGAAGTATTTTCGCGACAAAGTTGCTGAGAATCCATCATTTCAATATGCGTTGCAGCTCGATTGTGAGGAGAATATTGCCAACATATTCTGGGTTGATGCTAAAATGTTACTTGATTATGCACACTTTGGTGATGTCACATTTGACACCACATTTGGCACAAATAAAGAGTATAGGCCATTTGGTATTTTTCTTGGGCTCAATCAGTTTAGAGAAACCACCATTTTTGGTGCTGCCTTGATGTTTGATGAAACACGAGACTCGTTTATATGGCTCTTCGAGAGTTTTCTAGCAGCACATAATGGAAGACAACCTAGAACTATTTATACGGATCAAGATATAGCAATGGGAAAAgctatagagcatgtcttcacgcAATCATATCATGGATTGTGCACCTTCCACATAATGCAAAATGCTGTCAAACATTTATCTTCAGTgaaggacgaagaggaagatgaagtGGAAGATGAAGAAAAGGAGACTCACATTCTCACTGATTTTGGTGCATGTATGTATGGCTATGAGGACAAGGCAGAATTTGAAGAAGCGTTTGATAATATAAGACAAAAGGTGCATAAGCAAACTTGGTTAGATAGTATCTACAAGGTGAAGGAAAAATGGGCTGAATGTTATATGAGAGATGTCTTCAGTTTGGGAGTGAGGAGTACACAACTAAGTGAGAGCTTCAACAATGCATTGAAGAATCATTTGAAATCAGATTTCCATATTGTTCGATTCTTGATGCACTTTGAGAGGACGATGGAAGTGAAAAGAAGAAAGGAATTGGAATCTGAATTTGAGGCAAGGAAAAAATTACCAAGAATCAAAATGTTCACACCTATGTTGGTGCAAGCAAGCAAAGTGTATACTTCAATTATTTTTGAAGCTTTCCAAGGTGAGTATGAAAGATCCATGGCTGCATGTtgtagagcattggatggaaataaCAAATTTGGTGTTGCTATTGGGAGTTTGCATGGTGATTTACAGTTCGAGGAGGAGCGCATAGTGATAGGTGATCCTTTGACCCAAACCATTTCATGTAGTTGTGGAATGTTCAATAGGGCAGGAGTATTGTGTGGACATGGTCTCAAAGTTCTTGATTTGCTGAATATAAAGACAATGCCAACACATTATGTCTTAAAGAGATTGACTAGAGAAGCACGCAATGGAAGTATACAAGATAGGCAAGGAAGGAATGTTGTAGAAAATCCAAAACTAGAAGCTCAACTTCGGTACCAGGATTTGTCTCATAAATTTCACAATTTGGCACATAAAGCAGGCAACTATTTAGAATGTTGTGTGCTATTGGAGAATGCACATGATTCCGTTGCTCCACAAATAGAGGATAAACTCAACGCAACTACTAGTGCTATGAATGAACCATGTAAAGACAAGGAAAATGTTGAACCAAATGTCCAGCAAACAAATGAGTTTCTTTGTTCCACACAACTAAACAAAAAAGAGGTTCAATCAAGAAATTTAAGGAGAAAGAAAGGTTGGCTTGAGAAGTTACTCAAGGGGAAGCGCAAGTCAACTAAAACTACCGCACCAACAAAAAAAGGAGCAAAG AAGCAACAAAAGAAGGGGAAGCCTCAAGTGGAAGTGGAGAAGGATGACAAGAACAAAGGAGCAAACTTGGAGTTTCAAGAGTGCAATGCAATCTTCAGTTTCACCCAACTCTTGACAACTCCACCTTGTGATGTTCATCATTTGTTTTAG